Proteins encoded in a region of the Diabrotica virgifera virgifera chromosome 4, PGI_DIABVI_V3a genome:
- the LOC126883416 gene encoding uncharacterized protein LOC126883416: MNVSYTHYSIIIFNETWLTCNYADEELQLFDLNVYRTDRSSETSSFSRGGGVLIAVHKGLSSRSLKVNGTIEQLFVLVTEGANQFIIGTAYFPPKSTLDKYSIFCETLEKIAEDYPSAHYYLAADINLPNCEWFSNDMCSSTIPLPGATASEVEALQVVTGMCAYHNLFQSNTIVNATGNILDLVLVDDADVTVSRANEALLREGMHHPPLEFEIKMTKRRPNDGGLVSDGFYRDFKSADYVKITDFLSQFCWDNLFLGKTLNQIVNIFYDIVYLAIELFIPLKRYSKRRFPPWFSLELKNRIVEKKKAHKKYLLSKSVLDYQTFSQLRANCKLLKAESYRNHIYLTELSIRNNLKGFWSFVNSRRGKPSMPAVLRYGGVESGHGPDIILTEPKMNQTGNDPNRK, translated from the coding sequence ATGAATGTTTCCTATACTCACTACAGTATCATCATATTCAACGAGACCTGGTTGACATGTAACTATGCCGATGAAGAGCTGCAGTTGTTTGACCTCAACGTATATAGAACTGATCGCTCCAGTGAAACAAGTTCATTCTCAAGAGGTGGTGGAGTCCTTATTGCAGTTCATAAGGGCTTAAGCAGTAGATCTTTAAAAGTTAACGGGACAATCGAACAGCTTTTTGTCTTGGTGACCGAAGGTGCAAATCAGTTTATTATAGGAACAGCATATTTTCCACCTAAGTCTACATTGGACAAATATTCCATATTTTGTGAAACCCTGGAAAAAATAGCCGAAGATTATCCATCTGCACACTATTATCTGGCTGCTGACATCAATTTACCAAACTGCGAATGGTTTTCAAATGATATGTGCTCTTCAACAATTCCTCTGCCAGGTGCCACAGCTTCTGAAGTTGAAGCCCTGCAGGTTGTGACTGGTATGTGtgcataccacaatttgtttCAGTCCAATACTATTGTGAATGCAACTGGTAATATTCTGGACTTGGTGTTGGTCGATGATGCTGATGTAACTGTGTCCAGAGCTAATGAAGCTCTTTTGAGGGAGGGTATGCATCACCCACCCCTGGAATTTGAGATAAAGATGACCAAAAGGCGCCCCAATGATGGTGGTTTGGTTAGTGACGGTTTTTATAGGGACTTCAAGTCAGCTGACTATGTGAAAATAACTGATTTTTTGTCACAGTTCTGTTGGGAtaatttatttttaggaaaaacactgaatcaaattgtaaatattttctaTGATATAGTTTACTTAGCTATAGAATTATTCATCCCCCTAAAAAGGTATTCAAAACGTAGATTCCCTCCTTGGTTCTCTTTAGAGTTAAAGAACCGGATAGTTGAGAAAAAGAAAGCTcacaaaaaatatcttttatctaaatcAGTTCTGGATTATCAGACTTTTTCACAGCTGAGGGCTAATTGTAAATTGTTAAAAGctgaaagctacagaaatcataTTTACTTAACAGAATTATCAATAAGAAATAATTTGAAGGGATTTTGGTCGTTTGTGAATTCACGGAGAGGAAAGCCCTCTATGCCCGCTGTGTTGAGGTATGGTGGTGTTGAATCCGGTCATGGACCAGATATT